A stretch of the Eulemur rufifrons isolate Redbay chromosome 20, OSU_ERuf_1, whole genome shotgun sequence genome encodes the following:
- the ADRA1D gene encoding alpha-1D adrenergic receptor has translation MTFRDLLSVSFEGPRPDSSAGASSAGGGGGGAGGTAASEGPAVGGVPGAAGSCGSVVGAGGGEDNRSSAGEPGSSGAGGEVNGTAAVGGLVVSAQGVGVGVFLAAFILTAVAGNLLVILSVACNRHLQTVTNYFIVNLAVADLLLSTTVLPFSATMEVLGFWAFGRAFCDVWAAVDVLCCTASILSLCTISVDRYVGVRHSLKYPAIMTERKAAAILALLWAVALVVSVGPLLGWKEPVPPDERFCGITEEAGYAVFSSVCSFYLPMAVIVVMYCRVYVVARSTTRSLEAGVKRERGKASEVVLRIHCRGAATGADGAHGTRSTKGHTFRSSLSVRLLKFSREKKAAKTLAIVVGVFVLCWFPFFFVLPLGSLFPQLKPSEGVFKVIFWLGYFNSCVNPLIYPCSSREFKRAFLRLLRCQCRRRRRRRPLWRVYGHHWRASTVGLRPDCAPSPGVAPPGAPLALTAPPDPDPEPPGTPEVRSAVAGRRKPPCALRQWSLLGPFRRPTTQLRAKVSSLSHRIRAGGAQRTEAVCSLRSEVEAVSLGVPHDMAEGATCQAYDDYSNLQETDI, from the exons ATGACTTTCCGCGACCTCCTGAGCGTCAGTTTCGAGGGACCCCGCCCGGACAGCAGTGCCGGGGCCTCcagcgcgggcggcggcgggggcggcgcggGCGGCACGGCCGCCTCAGAGGGCCCGGCGGTGGGTGGCGTGCCAGGGGCCGCGGGCAGCTGCGGCAGCGTGGTGGGCGCAGGCGGCGGCGAGGACAACCGGAGCTCCGCCGGGGAGCCGGGGAGCTCGGGCGCTGGCGGCGAGGTGAACGGCACTGCGGCCGTCGGGGGGCTGGTGGTGAGCGCTCAGGGCGTGGGCGTGGGCGTCTTCCTGGCAGCGTTCATCCTCACGGCCGTGGCGGGCAACCTGCTTGTCATCCTTTCGGTGGCCTGCAACCGCCACCTGCAGACGGTCACCAACTATTTCATCGTGAACCTGGCTGTGGCTGACCTGCTGCTGAGCACAACAGTGCTGCCCTTCTCGGCCACCATGGAGGTTTTGGGTTTCTGGGCCTTTGGCCGAGCCTTCTGCGACGTGTGGGCCGCCGTAGACGTACTGTGCTGCACGGCCTCCATCCTCAGCCTCTGCACCATCTCCGTGGACCGCTACGTGGGCGTGCGCCACTCACTCAAGTACCCCGCCATCATGACCGAGCGCAAGGCGGCCGCCATCCTGGCGCTGCTCTGGGCTGTCGCCCTCGTGGTGTCCGTAGGGCCGCTGCTGGGCTGGAAGGAGCCGGTGCCCCCAGACGAGCGCTTCTGTGGCATCACCGAGGAGGCAGGCTACGCCGTCTTCTCCTCCGTGTGCTCCTTCTACCTGCCCATGGCGGTCATCGTGGTCATGTACTGCCGCGTGTACGTGGTCGCGCGCAGCACCACGCGCAGCCTCGAGGCAGGCGTCAAGCGCGAGCGGGGCAAAGCCTCGGAGGTGGTGCTGCGCATCCACTGTCGCGGGGCGGCCACTGGCGCCGACGGGGCGCACGGGACGCGCAGCACCAAGGGCCACACCTTCCGCAGCTCGCTCTCCGTGCGCCTGCTCAAGTTCTCCCGCGAGAAGAAAGCGGCCAAGACGCTGGCCATCGTCGTGGGCGTCTTCGTGCTCTGCTGGTTCCCTTTCTTCTTCGTCCTGCCACTCG GCTCCCTGTTCCCGCAGCTGAAGCCATCGGAGGGTGTCTTCAAGGTCATCTTCTGGCTAGGCTACTTCAACAGCTGCGTGAACCCGCTCATCTACCCCTGCTCCAGCCGAGAGTTCAAGCGCGCCTTCCTCCGCCTCCTGCGCTGCCAGTGCCGGCGTCGCAGGCGCCGCCGCCCCCTCTGGCGTGTCTACGGCCACCACTGGCGGGCCTCGACCGTCGGCCTGCGCCCTGATTGCGCCCCCAGCCCCGGCGTCGCGCCCCCCGGGGCCCCGCTGGCCCTCACCGCGccccccgaccccgaccccgagcCCCCAGGCACGCCCGAGGTGCGGTCTGCGGTCGCCGGCCGTCGAAAGCCGCCTTGCGCCCTCCGCCAGTGGAGTCTGCTCGGGCCGTTCCGGAGACCCACCACCCAGCTGCGTGCCAAGGTCTCCAGCCTGTCGCACAGGATCCGCGCTGGGGGCGCGCAGCGCACAGAAGCCGTGTGCTCCCTGCGCTCGGAGGTGGAGGCTGTGTCCCTGGGCGTCCCCCACGACATGGCCGAGGGCGCCACCTGCCAGGCCTACGACGACTACAGCAACCTCCAAGAGACTGATATTTAA